From the Ascaphus truei isolate aAscTru1 chromosome 15, aAscTru1.hap1, whole genome shotgun sequence genome, one window contains:
- the MYL9 gene encoding myosin regulatory light polypeptide 9: protein MSSKKTKAKTSKKRPQRATSNVFAMFDQSQIQEFKEAFNMIDQNRDGFIDKEDLHDMLASMGNTTTQRHNVTQRHNFTM from the coding sequence ATGTCCAGCAAGAAGACCAAGGCGAAGACCAGTAAGAAGCGCCCCCAGCGAGCCACCTCCAATGTCTTCGCCATGTTTGATCAATCCCAGATCCAGGAATTCAAGGAAGCGTTTAACATGATCGACCAGAACAGGGACGGCTTCATAGACAAGGAGGATCTGCACGACATGCTGGCGTCAATGGGTAACACAACAACACAacgacacaatgtaacacaacgACACAACTTCACAATGTAA